Sequence from the Nerophis lumbriciformis linkage group LG34, RoL_Nlum_v2.1, whole genome shotgun sequence genome:
TATCTGTCTAGGGTACTTTTATTAATGAATATTTatatctatctgcgattaatttGAACTATAAACAAACCGATTAATCGCGATAAATATTTTATTCGTTTGACCGCCCTAtgtaaaaataatacataattgaGAAACTGTGATTACTCAAGACTATAATTGTACAGTCAAAATCTATGATCATTGCATCCCTACTCTAGACTAGTGTCTGTTTTTGAGCACCAATCATAAGAAACATCTATCATGTTTGCTCCGCCTTTTGACTTCAATGTGGAAAAACCTTCTTCAGGCTTCGCTACAAATCTGAAAATAAATCCCAGAGCTCCTGATCCGTCAGTCAGCTTCAAAACATTGGAGCTGTAagtttattttgtttttcttcagctAACCTAGCGTGATgctgttgttaaaggggaactgcacttcgtTTGGAAATTTTgaatatcgttcacaattattatgaaggacatgacgatggatggatggatgcggaCAAGTGTGTTTTTGTGTCGTCCTTGCCAGTTGCAGGTCCTTAACGGCTGTCAaattgtaccaacttgtcggaatacctaccgtactcagacgtctcatgtccaggtgagatgcatgatttatgatctacaataaacttacagagagcaaggaagcagcagaccactcattGATgtcaacatagggacacacggaagtgatcatgGCGTTGCTACAAATAGTTTCTCTTCGTGAgcgcttataataaaaatatcattaatacttggagtctaaatggagtattgttggcggtttttgaatggttatttgatttaatgggcaaaatagaggagctcccattggctccggtgtaagcagacttttatttacaagttataatgctgtttttttttttatccatccattgtcatgtctttcataatgattatgaacaataggcaaaattccccaaaaagtgcagttcccctttaaaatggaaGGCAGagcataatgttagcatgttactcACATACAGTAGCtaagctagtgttgctaacatttgtgtgCTTCTGTCCCACTCCATGTTACATTGTTCTGTgtgatatgtttttttattacaaGTGCACATTTACGGTGTATAAAGTACACAACAGTACTTCTTAGAGGCACAAACCCCCCTTTAATGTTTTTGCAAGAGTTTGTGGTTGGTTTTGTGTAATCTTTGACTAAACTGTTTATTTTCCTGAAATTACTTTCTTTTGATTGGCTAAAGTGACTAGACCCTTCTGGATTGTCTGACCCCGGCTCACCTCTTCTCCCGCCTCATTCTTCACCACCTGTTGGGCCGACAACACCTTTGTGTCTGCGATGGCAGAAGCAAGGCTCTGCAAAAGTAGAAACAACAATTGTGTTTGTAACGTGATTCCCAATAAACACACGCTTAGTGAGAAGTGCCTTTCACCTCAGTGGGTAAGTCAGACCGAATGCGCACGGTGCATCTCTTGGACGCCATCTGAAACGTAAAGCTGATGACTCCTCGAACCTTCAGCAGAGCCTCCTCGCACAAGCCCCGCTGGTCCTTAGTAAGACACAATACACCTGTAAGTTGGCACTTCCACATCCGGTGGTAATTACATGTATGGTCTACTCACAGCGCTGTCCAGGCCCTGGATGTGTAACGTGACACACTTGGCCTTCTTGTAGGAAGAGTTAATGAAGAACTGTGACTTCTTCCTTCTCTCAGGTGTGCGATGTACAGGAAGAGGAGGTGCGGTCAGAATTCCATACACCTCCTTAGCCAAACTGGTGATGTCCACTGACTGGTTGTCCCTATGTGAGGTAATCATTGACAAAACATAACACGTTTTTATGAAAAGCCGTCAATaagtttcatcagttcatgctcagacttagattggtcatatctagtctagcagctggtgtcaatatctcagtaggcttcatcagttcatgctcatagacttagattggtcaaatctagtctagcggctggtaccAAAACCCCAAATGTTTATATTCCAaatccaggagggtgtgcctaggCAAGTATGGTTTCACCCTATTGTagtgaaaaaaacaacagttttgatgcaaacgagcaatcctactgtcaaagccacGCTACATGTCTTGCTCCCATTTTTGTAGATAAAACCGGGCGCGACCGTGCTCACGGGTAAAAAGCGACcaagtgtgtactgatgttaaggacaatatcagaatcagaatcagaatcagctttattgtcattacgcaaggtaacgagattatACACTTAATTGCAAATGTACAATATCACTATATGGATGATTAAACGCTTTGTAATCCCACAAGAGTTTTACAGTGGCACACGCACGTCCGCTTTATATAGGCACTCAAActtggctcgttagtgcgtgctgatttgAGAAATAATGTAGACCTCATTGCACATGTAGACTGTATAACCATGTTGCTAAACacgttataattctatgagtgttgggtttcagcagcacaggcgtgcattcgctttttaataatgttcccagggctctttGTATATGCAGGCtgcttttaaagataatgtacatgtcattgtcatccacaccaccctcacccacttGGAGGGCAAGGAAacctatgccaggctattattaatcgactacagctctgcttttaacacggtcatcccacaaaaactcactgctaaactcctcactgttggtctgactgggtcctgaactttctcacaaaccggccccagtcagtcagtcggcaccagacatcaggcacaaaggttctaagcacagggaccccccaaggctgtgtgctgagccccctattgtacaccctcttcacacatgactgtgtggcctcccagaacaacaccagtatcatcaagtttgcagatgatactacggtcgtcggactgatcaccgggggagctgaggcagcatacagaagggaggtagcgaaactggtggcctggtgtcaggataataatctctccttgaacacagacaagaccaaggagatgattattgacccacggagaaggagtgcacagtacacacctctgtacataggggggacaaaggtggacagggtgaaaacctttaaattcctcgggacccacatcagcgaggacctcacctgggatcacaacacccaacaaacaataaagaaagcccagcagcgactgtagttcctaagaaggctgagaaaatttggcatgccacccaaaattctcagcaacttctatagaagtacggttgagagtgtccttaccagctcaatcacggtctggtatggaaactgcactgctaaggacaggaaggcactccagcgagtgattaaaactgctcagtacatatcaggagcagccttcccctcactacaggtcTTGTattctaccagggccaccaggagagcacacaacatcataaaggacagtacacacccccagcacagtctcttcagcctcctgccatcaggcagacgatacaggagcctgaaatccaggactacgagactgacaaacagtttctacccacaggccatcaggcttgtgaatgctaacatgtgaatgctagctccccctgttttacttttatctttttgaacaaaagacagctaccatgaccacccccgaactgtgaaccttcactgtagacacttttcactttgatcactaaagacactttaactgctgctgtgacccaatgtcacctccatatttatactgttgactgtcaatcagaatgtgaaataatgtaatgttacttactgtgccttgtatatacatttttatttttattttagctaagtaccgtgtgacttgttgaaaggtggactagcaaagtaagattttcattgtacggcaaactgtctgtttaactgtgcatatgacaataaacaatcttgaattgtacgtctaaaatatataaaaataaacataacaggTGTAATGCCACAAAGTCAGCTATTGCTgatttttttcaggcttctgattggacaaaatgtgcataacagcaggtgtatgcgtttgtgtgtagacatagacagttttgaaactacacttgtgtggatggagatcgttttaaccccatatatgtgtttttgaaactctccatGTTCGTGTGGACATAGCCTTAGTATAACGCAAATGAATACACAAAATGTCACCCTTTAGGGAAAACAACCTCACCTTCCCATGAGGTTTTCCAGGCTCACCATCATCCCAAGTTCATTCTTCATAGTGGGAATGTTGGGGGATAATTCAGCCAAGTAGCGGAGTGTCTAACATCGAAAACAAATCCATATGTTAAAGAGTTCACAGTACATGTGTGACCAGCATGTTTGTTTGGTTTTACCTGCAAAGTTGCAAGCAACACTTCCGGGCTCTGATGGTCAAGGAAGAGAACCAGCCCGGGTAGACAGCCCTGGTCCTGCACGATGGCCTCTCGGTTTTGGGGCTCGGACGCCAGATCCCGCAACTGGCTCACCACGGAGAGTGCATCCATCATCTTTAACAACCACCTTGAAACACAGGCAGCCATTCATTCATTACTCattcattaccatgaattgattaacgtggaccccgacttaaacaagttgaaaaacttattggggtgttaccatttagtggtcaattgtacggaatatgtactgtactgtgcaatctactagtaaaagtctcaatcaatcgatCGTTAGTGAGGCTAACTTTGAGCGTGTCAGATGCTAACGCTACAGCTAGCTTACCAGGCTAACTGTTTAAACGCATATCAACGCCTAATAGACGGCAATTCAGAATTTTAGGTGTAAACAAAAGTGATGTGTTGACTTCAAAGGCGTTAAAAGAAACAATGAAGTTGCTTATGCCATTTTGTCTTACCCAGGAGAAAAGCAGCTCGTGGATACAAATACAAATTTGGCGTCACCAGCTGTTGGTGAAACGCAATTGGTCGAAGCCGCGCCTCACCCCGCAGTGTCGGCCTATTCCATTGGCTGCTTGTCTGTGGGCCAATCACAGAAGAGGTAACTTAACCCGTCGTGTTTGACTTTGTAGACTTCACTGACTCCCAACGCCGCAGAGATCAAGGGTTTATTTACAGTTCGAGTCAGATTtaattgttttgtcaaaatgatgGTTTATTCACAACTGCTATAAGCCATATAAGGGTATAACCAGAAGAGTCAATGGTAAGTATGCTTCATTGTTTTGATAAATTGTGTAGTTTACGGTGGATATTGTTTCCGTACATGACCAGggttatttttgtttcatccatGTTAAACAATTGATTACGCTTTCAAACATCAATAAGACAGAATTTTAAAACTTAAAATTCGAATCAAACGGCGGTTAGCTACGTAGTGTACAAACGTTTAAATATATGCTGCGTTCAGGTGACATTTTAAAGTCTGTAAAGATGACCACTTCCTTCTTGACGTCACTGCAAGCCAACTTATTCCGCAATTTTAAAACCGTTAGAATTGAACGATGCAGTGACGTGCGGCGAACTaaacaccaggtgaggcatagatacttttggagggtttttttcttcttcttttttttacttaaattcatatgtgcagctcttatcattgttgatttaggttgcacattagaaaaacaggaaaaagaagggagtaatttgctttcataaaaacgttatcataatgatattatgatatgataaatgggtccaaaaagtatttgataaagttgttattaaatactttttggtccaatttgcttttgacaaaataaatcaagtattttgagtgtatcttccatccatccattttctaccgcttgtcccttttggggtcgcggggggtgcgggagcctatctcagctgcattcaggcggaaggcggggtacaccctggacaagtcgccacctcatcgaatccaacacagatagacagacaacattcacactcacattcacacactagggccaatttagtggatTTGGAGGtcggaggaagccagagtacccggcagtcacggggggaacatgcaaactccacacagaaagtcctgattgaactcaggactactcaggactactcaggaccttcatattgtgagacacatgcactaacccctgtaccactgtGCTGCCCTCCAAGATAGCTCACATTaattttgtcttaaagtccagtttagagaagtatttaagcttggatacagtatataatcctccatattggcagacactTTCATTTAATTAAATTTCAttccaagcaataaaacaatatttttgcatttGACAAAAAAACACCCACTAACACTggcttactctaataaaaatgccatgtttgttataaatataatatacaggaaccacaccaaaatcacatagaaagcatagaccGAAAGAGAAACattaaaacttattttattttattacttcgtttttgaacatctcatgggaaagggacaagcagtagaaaatgaatggatggttaAGCCTTTTACCCCCCTGGTGGCAAGGTGGGGCAgtgcctcacttgcctcccctgacTACACGAAACTGGAACGATGCGTCAATTGTAAGATGTTGTTTGTTATCTTTAACAGATGTGATGAACGTGACTTTTGACAGTTTAattgctgtgttgttgttgttccctaAACAAGTCAGCAAACAGGCAAACAAGAAGCTTTGCATCGACTCACTCGTCAAGGCCAATGTCTTTGCTGGAGGATGTACTGGATGTGCTGCGCATAGTGCTGGAGTATTTTGGAGTCCCTCCGGAAATGGTGAGTGCACACGTTCACATGGGATCATTGATGGTCAAAATGACTGGTTGTTGTTTTattgtttctttctattttgtGTAGTTGCTACCGGTGTGGGCCAGTCCTCTGTGTGGACAGTATCGCAGCATTGTGCGAATGATTGGTTCCAATCTGCCTCTCAAGCCTACGCCACGTGTTTACATTCAGGTATGCAAAACGCCCTTACgatgtatgtttatttatttgttgctGTGAAACTCCGTTCACAAGCAGCTCCACCACTAGGTCAATGGTAAATGGTCTGTacttatttactatatatatatatatatagactgatACCCAAAGTGATTTACATAatacatcacattcacccattcacacactgatggcggatgcTGccctgcaaggcgctaaccacaagggtgaagtgtcttgcccaaagacccAAGGACTAGGATGGCAGCagctggaatcaaacctggaactctcaagttgctggcacggccgctctatcatCTCTACTGGACTGCTTTCATCCACTTGGATGGCATGAAAAGAGTCCAGTACATTACGGTAGTAATATGTGATTACCATATTTAATCAAATAGAGGCCTCCACTTTAATAAACACAACAATTAACGTGTGGACAAGGCTTCTTCTTTAATTAACATGTTATATTTAACACTAAGTAAGAACACTTCCCCTTTTAAATATTAGTAAATGTTTTAAAAGTACATTTGTAAAACATAAAAGTCTCCCCTCAATTAAACACCTTATCTTTATTATTGTATATTtcaaaagtttatttatacaaacaCATATCTCCCTTTAAATAAATACCTTACCCTTATAAATTGATATATATTTTAAAGTGCATTTGTACAAAGGCCTGCCCTTAAATAAATGCTTTAGCTTTGCTATTAATATTTTACAAGTGCAATACCCCAAATACacaatttacattttaaatattgtcCTAATTTCAGTATCAGTACCTTAACCTTACATATCAATACATATTTTAAAGTGCATTTGTAGAAAAAAAAGGCCTTCTCAAATAATCGCCTAATAAGTATTTTACATGTGCATTTGTGCAAATTTTAGCCCCCGCCCTCAAATAACCTACATTTGAcattaatgtttttaacaaatgTATTCGTATAAAGACCTCCACTGAAAATGAGAACACTTTCCCTTTTAAAAATGAGTAAATGTTTTAAAGTGCatttgtaaaacaaacaaagacctcCCCTCAAAAAAACACCTTGTTTGTTATAATATATTTCAAAAGTGTATTTGCACAAATACATGTCTCCCCTCAGATAAATACCTTACCCTTATGCATTAATACATGTTTTAAAGGTGAATTTTGTACAAATAAAACCTTATTGTCTAATAAATGCCCTACTTTTACTAAACATGTGGTGGTTTTGGAAGTTGGGTAAATCAAGTCATCCCCGTAAGTCTTATATGTGCATGATTTGCACCTTAGATCCCACTCC
This genomic interval carries:
- the armc1l gene encoding armadillo repeat containing 1, like, which translates into the protein MMDALSVVSQLRDLASEPQNREAIVQDQGCLPGLVLFLDHQSPEVLLATLQTLRYLAELSPNIPTMKNELGMMVSLENLMGRDNQSVDITSLAKEVYGILTAPPLPVHRTPERRKKSQFFINSSYKKAKCVTLHIQGLDSADQRGLCEEALLKVRGVISFTFQMASKRCTVRIRSDLPTESLASAIADTKVLSAQQVVKNEAGEEVFIPLNPSVAEVHQISALPDYLPEEEESPEKEVDRAVSRTTAKDDASGSWLNAAASFLTKTFYW